A portion of the Magnetovibrio sp. genome contains these proteins:
- a CDS encoding AAA family ATPase: MILRINIGAFVLTDAVRDAVSALNEDRLFLRSTVAVQEGGMAAALDYLSQRSTPELLVVETTAMDEELFNELNALAEVCQPGTKVIIIGAENDINLFKTLIDQGISQYFLETVTAEELKTAIVDAFADKTLNAKSRTIAFAGLRGGVGSSVLAHNVASELARLYDEDVIIVDLDIPYGTAALSYNLQPSQTIADAIAQAGSLDETMLMRYLETGGKNVSLLCAPGNLNSGIEITPNALEAVLNIVKQMASYVILDVPHMWNAWVQDVVVDADDTVIVGAPDLYNLRDGKNVFEFLSPNRGMEAPTRLVLNKVGELRKGELTEKEFKEVLGTKPSLSIPFDSDAFAGAMNNGEMLRKVAPKSKATQEVETLAKMVSGKESLSKLTKKSGGGLLGSLFKK; the protein is encoded by the coding sequence TTGATTCTCAGAATCAACATTGGCGCATTCGTGTTGACGGATGCCGTGCGCGACGCGGTCAGCGCCCTGAACGAGGACCGGCTGTTTTTGCGTTCAACCGTCGCCGTGCAAGAAGGCGGCATGGCTGCGGCGCTCGATTACCTGTCGCAACGTTCCACGCCGGAACTGCTGGTGGTCGAAACCACCGCCATGGACGAAGAGCTGTTCAACGAGTTGAACGCCTTGGCCGAGGTATGCCAACCCGGCACCAAGGTCATCATCATCGGCGCGGAAAACGACATCAACCTGTTCAAAACCCTGATCGACCAAGGCATCAGCCAGTACTTCCTGGAAACGGTCACGGCCGAAGAATTGAAAACCGCCATCGTCGACGCCTTCGCCGATAAAACCCTCAACGCCAAAAGCCGCACCATCGCCTTTGCCGGCTTGCGCGGCGGAGTCGGCAGCTCGGTGCTGGCGCACAACGTCGCGTCTGAACTGGCGCGGCTCTACGACGAAGACGTCATCATCGTCGACCTGGACATTCCCTACGGCACCGCGGCGCTGAGCTACAACCTGCAACCGTCGCAAACCATCGCTGACGCCATTGCGCAAGCGGGTTCCTTGGACGAAACGATGCTGATGCGCTACCTGGAAACGGGCGGCAAGAACGTTTCGTTGCTGTGCGCGCCGGGCAACCTGAACAGCGGCATCGAAATCACCCCCAATGCGCTTGAAGCGGTGCTCAACATCGTCAAGCAGATGGCCAGCTATGTGATCCTCGACGTGCCGCATATGTGGAACGCCTGGGTGCAAGACGTCGTCGTCGACGCCGACGACACCGTCATCGTTGGCGCACCGGATCTGTACAATCTGCGTGACGGCAAGAACGTGTTCGAGTTCCTTTCGCCCAATCGCGGCATGGAAGCCCCCACCCGCCTCGTGTTGAACAAGGTCGGTGAGCTTAGAAAAGGCGAGCTGACCGAGAAAGAGTTCAAGGAAGTGCTCGGCACCAAACCGTCCTTGAGCATCCCGTTCGATTCAGACGCTTTCGCCGGCGCCATGAACAACGGCGAGATGCTGCGCAAGGTTGCACCGAAATCAAAGGCGACCCAAGAGGTCGAAACCTTGGCGAAGATGGTCAGCGGCAAAGAGAGCCTCAGCAAATTGACGAAAAAAAGCGGTGGCGGACTTTTGGGTTCTCTCTTCAAGAAATGA
- a CDS encoding CpaD family pilus assembly lipoprotein, with the protein MSNFFTSPISRLVLAGFVAAALSGCADQPKPEGHDFRQNHKVQVTNEQVSISIALPQSGTELSPADASRFKRFLRDYVQRGRTAVTVETVQPTVARDVLLSLGLRDNEIFLAPAATVKAPNALLSFTANKAISPECGDWSSSPSLIWDNKPHSNFGCSIQRNTSKMVADPGDFIQAKPTAGGSASRTDADIFTHQSGAPKTRLLDGSGAAITGQ; encoded by the coding sequence ATGAGCAACTTTTTTACATCCCCTATCAGCCGTCTCGTGCTTGCCGGTTTTGTCGCCGCCGCCCTTTCCGGTTGCGCAGACCAACCCAAGCCTGAAGGTCACGATTTCCGCCAAAACCACAAGGTACAAGTCACCAATGAGCAGGTGTCGATTTCCATCGCCCTGCCACAAAGCGGCACGGAACTCAGCCCCGCTGATGCTTCCCGCTTCAAACGCTTTTTGCGCGATTATGTGCAACGCGGCCGCACGGCAGTGACGGTCGAAACGGTCCAGCCGACGGTGGCGCGCGATGTGCTGCTGAGTCTCGGTTTGCGCGACAACGAGATTTTCCTTGCTCCGGCAGCAACCGTGAAAGCACCCAACGCCCTTCTGAGTTTCACCGCTAACAAAGCCATATCGCCCGAATGCGGCGATTGGAGCAGTTCGCCGTCGCTCATATGGGACAACAAACCGCACAGCAATTTCGGCTGCTCGATACAACGCAACACCAGCAAAATGGTTGCCGATCCAGGCGACTTCATACAAGCGAAACCTACCGCTGGGGGCAGCGCTAGCCGTACCGACGCTGATATATTTACCCATCAATCCGGTGCGCCGAAAACACGCCTTTTGGATGGCAGCGGTGCTGCGATTACGGGTCAATGA
- a CDS encoding type II and III secretion system protein family protein yields MTKFLIASSVLCVFASSTMAQQVPGRNATISEPLPTVAVSQEPIAARTKAEWLMSEDAELVRVPLSKVVSVRLPGEVRNVVVANPDVADIILPQDGARTHVYILARAVGSTSVIFEDIDGNILFQGDVQVDVDVSGIQAALKEVMGDEKIVISSQRNGVFLKGFVRDAGTSAQAVNIARRFVPDNLDIVNNLEILGSRQVIMQVRVSEMKRSATKYLGINTNYSFDLGHGSGSIQGTSPIPTDVTAFATGSILPAVTGFGSITYRALEQNGYAKTLAEPTLTAISGETASFLAGGSFPMPTAIDNNGTVTYEQQPYGVRLNFTPTVMSNGQISLHLATEISDRDASVAVGGFDGLTVKRTETIIDLPSGGSMMISGLIQNDASNTIDGVPGLKDIPILGALFRSEAFKNEETELIITVTAYLAEPVGHDARLSMPTDGFISSSDLDLYLLGHLHKQYAKTELPPYATPLAGPYGYIME; encoded by the coding sequence ATGACCAAATTTCTCATCGCCTCCAGTGTGCTGTGCGTCTTTGCGTCTTCCACCATGGCGCAACAGGTTCCCGGACGAAACGCGACCATTAGCGAACCGCTGCCAACGGTCGCCGTTAGCCAAGAACCGATCGCAGCGCGCACCAAGGCCGAGTGGCTGATGAGCGAAGACGCCGAACTGGTGCGTGTACCGCTGAGCAAAGTTGTGTCGGTGCGTTTGCCCGGCGAAGTGCGTAACGTGGTGGTTGCCAATCCCGACGTCGCCGACATCATCCTTCCCCAGGATGGTGCGCGAACCCACGTCTACATCCTGGCCCGCGCGGTGGGGTCGACTTCGGTGATTTTCGAAGACATCGACGGCAACATCCTGTTCCAAGGCGATGTTCAAGTCGATGTCGATGTATCGGGCATCCAGGCTGCACTCAAAGAAGTCATGGGCGATGAAAAGATCGTAATTTCATCGCAGCGCAACGGCGTGTTCCTCAAGGGCTTCGTGCGCGATGCCGGAACGTCTGCGCAAGCGGTCAACATCGCGCGACGCTTCGTGCCCGACAACCTGGACATCGTCAACAACCTGGAAATTCTCGGCAGCCGCCAAGTGATCATGCAGGTGCGCGTTTCGGAAATGAAGCGCTCTGCGACCAAGTACCTTGGCATCAACACTAATTATTCATTCGACTTAGGGCATGGGTCTGGAAGCATCCAAGGTACATCACCAATTCCTACAGATGTCACAGCCTTCGCTACGGGCTCAATTTTGCCCGCAGTTACAGGTTTTGGAAGCATAACTTATCGTGCTCTGGAACAAAATGGCTATGCAAAAACCTTGGCTGAACCGACGTTGACAGCTATTTCCGGTGAAACCGCTTCGTTCCTCGCGGGCGGTTCATTCCCGATGCCCACTGCCATCGACAATAATGGCACCGTGACGTATGAACAGCAGCCCTATGGCGTGCGCCTGAACTTTACCCCAACCGTAATGAGCAACGGACAGATTAGCCTGCACCTCGCCACTGAAATTTCAGACCGAGATGCTTCCGTAGCTGTGGGTGGTTTCGATGGCTTAACGGTAAAACGCACAGAAACGATCATTGATTTACCATCTGGTGGCTCGATGATGATTTCCGGACTGATTCAAAACGATGCCAGCAATACAATTGATGGAGTTCCGGGCCTAAAAGACATTCCCATCCTCGGCGCGCTATTCCGTAGTGAGGCGTTCAAAAACGAAGAGACTGAATTGATCATTACTGTGACCGCTTATTTAGCCGAACCGGTCGGCCATGACGCACGTCTCTCTATGCCTACAGATGGTTTTATCTCCTCGAGCGATTTAGATCTTTATCTACTTGGTCATCTGCACAAGCAGTACGCCAAGACCGAGCTTCCGCCCTACGCCACCCCACTGGCTGGCCCTTACGGCTACATCATGGAGTAA
- the cpaB gene encoding Flp pilus assembly protein CpaB, with protein MRIVIIGLVFAAIILAGGTAYLLNTYLSSQEAEIASKAPKAPTTQVLVAKADLPTGTVVNDSNTQWVPWPEDAVQEAYLVKTRDSNPMSEIIKDKHVTRRAISKGDPITMVKLYKADNAGFMRGSLRPGMRAIAVKASADSASGGFILPGDNVDVMLTHNLLRRAMERTGSTSDDFVALEYTSETIMENLRVLAIDQNVSEFQGGAVLGKTVLLEVTPKQAEKLNTAKVMGTLYLVLRSAETGETEHVTSFTTDVEVSPLLSSFKSFMSGTDPRLDGNLGATADEMADGGGKPIPVAKSPAPEVKPAPAPQPRAAPKPKAKRDITIYRGAGTPAQAVALPSDAGDIIQ; from the coding sequence ATGAGAATAGTCATCATCGGCCTCGTGTTCGCCGCAATTATCTTGGCGGGTGGAACGGCCTACCTCCTCAATACCTATTTGTCCTCGCAAGAGGCCGAGATCGCTTCGAAGGCGCCGAAAGCGCCAACCACTCAGGTCTTGGTCGCCAAGGCCGACTTGCCCACGGGGACCGTGGTCAACGACAGCAACACCCAATGGGTGCCGTGGCCGGAAGACGCCGTGCAGGAAGCCTATCTGGTCAAAACCCGCGACAGCAACCCGATGAGCGAAATCATCAAGGACAAGCATGTCACGCGGCGCGCCATCAGCAAGGGCGATCCGATCACCATGGTGAAACTCTACAAGGCCGACAACGCGGGCTTCATGCGCGGTTCCTTGCGCCCGGGGATGCGCGCCATAGCGGTCAAAGCCAGCGCCGACAGCGCATCCGGTGGTTTCATCCTGCCCGGCGACAACGTCGACGTCATGCTGACCCACAACCTGCTGCGCCGCGCGATGGAACGCACCGGTTCGACCAGCGACGACTTCGTCGCGCTGGAATACACCAGTGAAACCATCATGGAAAACCTGCGTGTCCTGGCCATCGACCAAAACGTTAGCGAATTCCAGGGCGGTGCCGTGCTGGGCAAAACGGTGTTGTTGGAAGTGACACCCAAGCAAGCGGAAAAACTCAACACCGCCAAGGTCATGGGTACTCTTTATCTGGTGCTGCGCTCGGCCGAAACCGGCGAAACGGAACATGTCACCAGCTTCACCACCGACGTTGAAGTCAGCCCGCTGCTGAGCAGCTTCAAATCCTTCATGTCGGGCACCGACCCCCGCCTTGACGGGAATCTCGGCGCTACCGCGGACGAAATGGCGGACGGCGGCGGAAAACCAATCCCGGTTGCAAAGTCCCCAGCACCCGAGGTGAAGCCCGCTCCGGCTCCCCAGCCCAGGGCCGCGCCAAAGCCCAAAGCCAAACGCGACATCACCATTTACCGCGGCGCCGGCACGCCTGCGCAAGCCGTGGCCCTACCCAGTGACGCAGGGGACATTATCCAATGA
- a CDS encoding DUF6166 domain-containing protein — MTTYKGIRTTEVISVTVDDVPLQPRLDLRALSSDGYEWGYVGSGPYQLALDILAHEVGDRRALGNYRSFCENTIARLRTDVWVLEGDQIEMSLQGVVEVNMTLEELLNKVRGV, encoded by the coding sequence GTGACAACGTACAAAGGTATTCGCACCACGGAAGTGATCAGCGTCACTGTTGACGACGTTCCGCTGCAGCCGCGCCTGGATCTGCGCGCACTGTCCAGCGACGGATATGAGTGGGGCTATGTCGGAAGCGGGCCGTATCAATTGGCTTTGGATATCCTCGCTCATGAGGTCGGGGACCGCCGTGCCCTGGGCAATTATCGGTCGTTTTGCGAAAACACCATCGCGCGGTTGAGGACCGATGTGTGGGTGTTGGAAGGTGACCAGATCGAGATGTCGCTGCAAGGCGTGGTGGAGGTCAATATGACCCTTGAAGAGTTGCTCAATAAGGTGAGAGGTGTTTAG
- a CDS encoding MarR family transcriptional regulator, protein MKKDYLELTRLIERLHRRFLDVLRAELGRMGVKELNAVQALLLSNIGSEEIAIRDLIERGYYQGSNVSYNIKKLTDMGYLEQERSQHDRRSVTVRLTAKALEVVENVRKLEDANADAVEKSGLQSEDMIQAGECLRKIERTWADYIRYGGD, encoded by the coding sequence GTGAAAAAAGACTATTTGGAATTGACCCGCTTGATCGAGCGCTTGCATCGGCGCTTCTTGGATGTACTGCGTGCCGAGTTGGGGCGCATGGGGGTGAAGGAACTGAACGCGGTTCAGGCGCTGCTGCTGTCGAATATCGGCAGCGAGGAAATCGCCATCCGCGATTTGATCGAACGGGGCTACTATCAGGGCTCCAACGTGTCCTACAACATCAAAAAGCTCACCGACATGGGCTATTTGGAACAAGAACGTTCTCAGCACGATCGCCGTTCCGTCACGGTGCGGCTGACCGCCAAAGCTCTGGAGGTTGTGGAAAACGTGCGCAAATTGGAAGACGCCAACGCCGACGCGGTAGAAAAGTCGGGGTTGCAATCGGAAGACATGATCCAGGCCGGGGAATGTCTGCGGAAAATCGAGCGCACATGGGCCGATTACATTCGTTATGGCGGAGATTGA
- a CDS encoding response regulator: MSNGKLNKILYVEDDLDIQVVAQMALETVGGLTLSVCSSGQEAIDKAADFEPDIILLDVMMPDMDGPTTLANLRTIEHLQSTPAVFMTAKVMPSDVERYKQLGAVDVISKPFDPMTLAARIQTIWSECHG; this comes from the coding sequence ATGAGTAACGGCAAGCTCAACAAAATTCTCTATGTCGAAGATGATCTCGACATTCAAGTCGTGGCTCAAATGGCCCTGGAAACGGTTGGCGGTTTGACACTTTCAGTGTGCAGTTCTGGCCAGGAGGCCATTGACAAAGCTGCCGATTTCGAACCGGATATTATATTGCTCGACGTCATGATGCCGGACATGGATGGGCCGACGACGCTGGCCAACTTGCGCACCATCGAACACCTACAGAGCACGCCTGCGGTGTTTATGACCGCCAAGGTGATGCCGTCGGATGTTGAGCGCTACAAACAGCTCGGGGCGGTTGATGTTATCTCAAAACCGTTCGATCCGATGACGCTGGCTGCCCGCATCCAGACGATCTGGAGCGAATGCCATGGCTAA
- a CDS encoding diguanylate cyclase, whose amino-acid sequence MANEPATMEEKLAELRAQYALKIADRVDELQVHVDDLKRTEDNAHNDRLKKLRDGAHKLAGSGATFGFPGVTHYARKIEQMCVKTLEQGLPVSVELIAKLNVLCEQLRQSAQEDEQQDVDPKPASYRPEIPDLHNSSRQKVLFIMEYDGPTAMQILLEMDHFGFDARIIDHPAKLLDDLRSNGAVDVIVTGLAFDGDDEAALKVLAELRQQADYKATPVVVHTTVDTMSARLGAVRVGVKAYLIKPIDMADLVDILDHVTMRHEDEPFRVLVVDDDESLATHTELVLQGAGMDAQKTTDPQKIFEILDDFSPELILLDLYMPGCDGQDIAAVIRQREEYAGIPIVFLSGEADKTKQLSAMEMGGDDFLTKPIKASHLISSVRIRAGRFRQLRSFMVRDSMTGLFNHTTTKQMLDTEIARVRRSGAELALASLDIDHFKNVNDTYGHAVGDRVIKSLARMLRQRLRSADVIGRMGGEEFAAILPESGLEEAARVFDQIRKAFSEIVFHTDGTQFNVTISCGVASFADHNTATSLSDAADKALYAAKHGGRNQVVKAD is encoded by the coding sequence ATGGCTAATGAACCTGCGACCATGGAAGAAAAACTCGCCGAACTGCGGGCCCAATACGCTTTGAAAATTGCCGACCGCGTCGATGAATTACAGGTTCATGTTGATGATTTGAAACGCACTGAGGACAACGCGCACAATGATCGCCTCAAGAAGTTGCGCGATGGCGCGCATAAGCTGGCGGGATCGGGGGCGACGTTCGGCTTTCCCGGTGTGACGCACTATGCGCGCAAGATTGAACAGATGTGTGTGAAGACGTTGGAACAGGGGCTTCCGGTTTCTGTTGAACTGATCGCAAAGTTAAACGTTTTGTGCGAACAACTGCGTCAATCGGCCCAGGAAGACGAGCAACAGGATGTGGATCCAAAACCTGCGTCCTATCGCCCGGAAATTCCCGATTTACACAACAGCTCGCGTCAAAAAGTTTTGTTCATCATGGAGTACGACGGTCCTACCGCGATGCAGATACTGCTCGAGATGGACCACTTCGGTTTCGATGCGCGGATTATCGATCACCCGGCAAAACTGCTTGACGATTTGCGCAGCAACGGCGCCGTCGATGTGATCGTGACCGGGCTGGCCTTCGACGGCGATGACGAGGCGGCGCTCAAGGTGCTGGCCGAGCTGCGCCAACAAGCCGATTACAAAGCGACGCCTGTCGTTGTGCACACCACCGTGGACACCATGTCGGCAAGACTTGGTGCGGTTCGTGTGGGGGTTAAGGCTTACTTGATCAAGCCCATCGACATGGCGGATCTCGTCGATATTTTGGACCACGTCACCATGCGCCACGAGGACGAGCCGTTTCGCGTGTTGGTCGTCGACGACGATGAAAGCCTGGCGACACATACCGAGTTGGTGTTGCAAGGCGCAGGCATGGACGCGCAAAAGACCACCGACCCGCAAAAAATTTTCGAGATTTTGGATGATTTTTCGCCAGAGTTGATTTTGCTGGACCTTTATATGCCCGGCTGTGACGGTCAAGATATCGCAGCCGTCATTCGTCAACGCGAAGAGTATGCGGGCATTCCGATCGTGTTTTTGTCCGGTGAAGCCGATAAAACCAAGCAGTTGTCGGCGATGGAGATGGGCGGCGACGATTTCCTCACCAAGCCGATCAAGGCCTCGCATTTGATATCGTCGGTGCGCATTCGCGCCGGACGATTTCGCCAATTGCGCTCGTTCATGGTGCGCGACAGCATGACGGGCCTATTCAATCACACCACCACCAAACAGATGCTGGACACCGAAATCGCCCGCGTTCGGCGCAGCGGTGCGGAATTGGCGTTGGCGTCGCTCGACATCGATCATTTCAAAAACGTCAACGATACTTATGGCCATGCGGTGGGCGATCGGGTGATCAAGTCCTTGGCCCGCATGCTGCGTCAGCGTCTGCGCAGTGCGGACGTGATCGGCCGCATGGGTGGCGAGGAATTCGCGGCGATCTTGCCTGAAAGCGGCCTAGAAGAGGCAGCGCGCGTTTTCGATCAAATCCGCAAGGCGTTTTCAGAGATCGTTTTTCATACGGATGGCACGCAGTTCAACGTCACCATCAGTTGCGGTGTTGCCTCGTTTGCGGACCATAACACCGCCACGTCGCTGTCGGATGCGGCGGATAAGGCGCTTTATGCCGCGAAGCACGGCGGGCGCAATCAGGTTGTGAAAGCCGACTAA
- a CDS encoding HAD family hydrolase: protein MTTYPEPKAFPIGAQFTDGVWTQALSARAATENRPALFLDRDGVVVEEAHYLHNVEDVQLTPNAAKTIKTANDRNIPVILVTNQAGVGYGYFGWDDFVAVQERILSDLAQDGARVDGVFACPFHAKAKSVYIHDDHPARKPNPGMLLLAKDILGVDLQKSWIVGDRSLDVMAGKNAGLSGAVHVLTGHGTKEGEREAALAVADDTFTVTPATNLGEARALIPILA from the coding sequence ATGACCACCTATCCCGAACCCAAAGCCTTTCCCATTGGCGCACAGTTCACCGACGGCGTGTGGACCCAGGCGTTGAGCGCCCGCGCCGCGACCGAGAACCGCCCGGCGCTGTTTCTCGACCGCGACGGCGTTGTAGTCGAAGAAGCCCATTACCTGCACAATGTCGAAGATGTGCAGCTGACGCCAAACGCCGCGAAAACCATCAAGACGGCCAACGACCGTAACATTCCGGTGATTTTGGTGACCAACCAAGCCGGTGTGGGTTACGGCTACTTCGGCTGGGACGACTTCGTCGCCGTGCAGGAACGGATTTTGAGCGACTTGGCGCAAGACGGCGCGCGTGTGGACGGCGTGTTCGCGTGCCCCTTTCACGCCAAAGCCAAAAGCGTTTACATCCATGACGACCACCCGGCGCGCAAACCCAATCCCGGCATGCTGCTGCTTGCCAAAGACATCTTGGGCGTCGATTTGCAAAAATCATGGATTGTCGGCGACCGTTCGCTCGACGTCATGGCGGGCAAGAATGCCGGACTAAGCGGCGCGGTTCACGTGCTGACCGGCCACGGCACCAAAGAGGGAGAACGCGAGGCCGCTCTGGCTGTCGCAGACGACACCTTCACCGTCACCCCCGCCACCAACTTGGGCGAGGCGCGTGCACTGATTCCGATTTTGGCTTAG
- a CDS encoding SDR family NAD(P)-dependent oxidoreductase gives MRGPLSNKTALVTGAAGGIGLMAARALAQTGCSLHMVGQKFMPIEQAASDIRSDFGVNAEAHTGNLAISVDAEAIAMACADAEIYINCTGNLPSGALEDIEDEAWRKSWEAAVFAPLNMVREMIGHMTDEGRGLIVLVIDAPAKTVSDDICASASGAVLKTIVEGLSQDLAQGVRILGLCTERNIDANRLSEAITRLAIDPGRFATGSLITAQDAITDDEDNA, from the coding sequence ATGCGCGGTCCCCTCTCAAATAAAACCGCCCTGGTCACCGGTGCGGCAGGCGGGATCGGCTTGATGGCGGCTCGCGCCTTGGCCCAGACCGGATGCAGCTTGCATATGGTCGGTCAGAAGTTCATGCCCATCGAACAAGCCGCCAGCGACATTCGCAGCGATTTCGGCGTCAACGCCGAAGCCCACACCGGCAACCTTGCCATCTCGGTCGATGCCGAAGCCATCGCCATGGCCTGCGCCGACGCGGAAATCTACATCAACTGCACCGGCAACCTGCCCAGCGGCGCACTGGAAGACATCGAAGACGAAGCCTGGCGCAAAAGTTGGGAAGCGGCGGTGTTCGCGCCGCTCAACATGGTGCGCGAAATGATCGGCCACATGACCGACGAAGGCCGCGGCCTGATCGTATTGGTCATCGACGCCCCGGCAAAAACCGTGTCCGACGACATCTGCGCCAGCGCATCCGGTGCGGTGTTGAAAACCATCGTCGAAGGCCTTAGCCAGGACCTGGCCCAGGGGGTGCGCATTCTGGGCCTTTGCACCGAGCGCAACATCGACGCCAACCGGCTATCCGAAGCCATCACCCGCCTCGCCATCGATCCCGGTCGCTTTGCCACCGGCTCGCTGATCACCGCCCAAGACGCAATCACGGACGACGAAGACAACGCATGA
- the nadB gene encoding L-aspartate oxidase — translation MSPQNQFDVLVVGSGASGLNLALELAAFARVAVITKSELHESNTYYAQGGIAAVLDEHDSVQSHIADTLNAGAGLCDEDVVRFIVEHGREAIEKLAGYGVEFTTQTDASGNAEYHLTREGGHSHRRVVHAADATGQAIETTLEDRIREAQNVTVFEHHNAVDLWCDRDAQGRSKRVTGLHALNTQTGEVRAFSAPFVVLATGGVSKVYLYTSNPDICTGDGIAMAWRAGCRVANMEFTQFHPTCLFHPQAKSFLVSEAVRGEGGLLKRPDGTRFMDDFDPRGELAPRDIVARAIDHEMKRLGADCMYLDISHKGQAFIEEHFPMIYANTKKYGFDMAKEPLPVVPAAHYTCGGVMVDMHGRTDVKGLYAIGEVTYTGLHGANRMASNSLLECLVYSTAAAEDIRARLHRAKLEAETLPPQTPPWDESNVTGSDEQVVISHNWEELRRFMWDYVGIVRTDKRLARARTRIDMLQAEIVEYYGNTHVTSDLLELRNLAVCAELIIRSAQARKESRGLHFTLDYPDLDDSHTPTPTTLMPKRFPATNEAS, via the coding sequence GTGAGTCCGCAAAACCAATTCGACGTGCTGGTTGTCGGCAGTGGCGCTTCGGGGCTGAATTTGGCCTTGGAGCTTGCGGCGTTCGCGCGCGTCGCGGTGATCACCAAGTCCGAACTGCACGAAAGCAACACCTACTACGCCCAAGGCGGCATCGCCGCGGTGCTGGACGAGCACGACAGCGTGCAGTCGCACATCGCCGACACCTTGAATGCCGGCGCGGGCCTGTGCGACGAGGACGTGGTCCGTTTCATCGTCGAACATGGCCGCGAGGCAATTGAAAAACTGGCCGGTTACGGGGTCGAATTCACCACCCAGACAGACGCGTCGGGCAACGCCGAATACCACCTGACGCGCGAAGGCGGGCACAGCCATCGCCGCGTGGTGCACGCCGCCGACGCCACCGGACAAGCCATCGAAACGACCCTGGAGGACCGCATCCGCGAAGCCCAAAACGTCACCGTATTCGAACATCACAACGCAGTCGATTTATGGTGCGACCGCGACGCCCAAGGGCGTTCCAAGCGCGTCACCGGTCTGCACGCGCTGAACACCCAAACGGGCGAAGTGCGGGCCTTTTCCGCGCCGTTCGTGGTGCTGGCGACCGGCGGGGTGAGCAAGGTCTATCTCTATACCTCAAACCCCGACATCTGCACCGGCGACGGCATCGCCATGGCGTGGCGCGCGGGGTGCCGGGTGGCGAACATGGAATTCACCCAGTTCCATCCGACCTGCCTGTTCCATCCCCAAGCCAAGTCGTTTTTGGTGTCCGAAGCGGTGCGCGGCGAAGGCGGCTTGCTCAAGCGTCCCGACGGCACCCGGTTCATGGACGATTTCGATCCGCGCGGCGAACTGGCCCCACGTGACATCGTGGCGCGCGCCATTGACCATGAAATGAAGCGCCTGGGCGCGGATTGCATGTATCTGGACATCAGCCACAAGGGCCAGGCCTTCATCGAGGAACACTTCCCGATGATCTACGCCAACACCAAAAAATACGGTTTCGACATGGCCAAGGAACCGCTGCCGGTGGTGCCCGCCGCGCACTACACCTGCGGCGGCGTGATGGTCGACATGCACGGGCGCACCGACGTGAAGGGCTTGTACGCCATCGGCGAGGTCACCTACACCGGGCTGCACGGCGCCAACCGCATGGCCAGCAACTCGCTTTTGGAATGCCTGGTCTATTCCACCGCCGCCGCCGAAGACATCCGCGCGCGCCTGCACCGTGCCAAGCTCGAAGCCGAGACCTTGCCGCCGCAGACCCCGCCGTGGGACGAAAGCAACGTCACCGGATCCGACGAACAGGTGGTGATTTCGCACAACTGGGAAGAACTGCGCCGTTTCATGTGGGATTACGTCGGCATCGTGCGCACCGACAAACGCTTGGCCCGCGCGCGCACCCGCATCGACATGCTACAGGCGGAAATCGTCGAATATTACGGCAACACCCATGTCACCAGCGATTTGCTGGAACTGCGTAACTTGGCGGTGTGCGCCGAGCTGATCATCCGTTCCGCCCAGGCGCGCAAGGAAAGCCGCGGCTTGCACTTCACCTTGGATTACCCGGATCTGGACGACAGCCATACGCCGACCCCGACCACCTTGATGCCGAAACGCTTTCCGGCGACGAACGAGGCATCGTAA